The following proteins are encoded in a genomic region of Neisseria perflava:
- a CDS encoding PP2C family protein-serine/threonine phosphatase: MNKFCEITFCQQIGSNKQHNQDALFNGEQVFQYKLKTAETRLETRPHFIIGIADGISNSNHPEKASKLAMHLLSRTAKLSRQTINHIQAALSKELAEDYFGSSTTFVATEIDQTTGKTKIISVGDSRAYLIDTQGKWKQLTQDHSILSELLDGLSDKKEEEFATIYGGVSSYLAADYSEFQDRMCHIELTLKAGESLLLCSDGLSDALSEKIREKIWQQYDNDKSRLTVFRKLIAKQRVYDDMSVVVCKAIQTPSI; encoded by the coding sequence ATGAACAAATTTTGCGAAATTACCTTTTGCCAACAAATCGGCAGCAACAAACAACACAACCAAGATGCCCTTTTTAACGGCGAACAAGTGTTTCAATATAAACTCAAAACCGCTGAAACACGTCTTGAAACCCGTCCACACTTTATCATCGGGATAGCTGACGGCATTTCCAATAGCAACCATCCCGAAAAAGCCAGCAAATTAGCCATGCACCTATTAAGCCGTACAGCCAAACTCAGCCGTCAAACCATCAATCATATACAAGCCGCTTTATCTAAAGAGTTGGCGGAAGATTATTTTGGTTCCTCAACCACTTTTGTTGCCACAGAAATCGACCAAACCACCGGCAAAACCAAAATCATCAGCGTAGGCGACAGTCGCGCCTATTTGATTGATACACAAGGAAAATGGAAGCAACTGACCCAAGATCACTCGATACTCTCCGAATTGCTGGATGGTTTGTCGGATAAAAAAGAAGAAGAGTTCGCCACCATATATGGCGGCGTTTCTTCTTATCTAGCAGCGGATTATTCCGAATTCCAAGACAGAATGTGTCATATCGAACTTACGCTTAAAGCAGGAGAAAGCCTGCTGCTTTGTTCAGACGGCCTAAGTGATGCTCTTTCAGAAAAAATAAGAGAAAAAATTTGGCAACAATATGATAACGATAAGTCCCGTCTGACTGTGTTTCGTAAATTAATTGCAAAACAAAGAGTTTATGATGATATGTCGGTAGTAGTTTGTAAGGCTATCCAAACACCCTCTATCTAA
- a CDS encoding PepSY domain-containing protein, translating to MKKFLLTAIVALSAATAGASDYIEHKIYSDKNFEQNRAKAVKILEQRGYQVHDVEADSRRGQPVLDIEAFKDGREYDIVLSYPDLKIIKERIDY from the coding sequence ATGAAAAAATTTTTATTGACCGCCATCGTTGCTTTGTCTGCCGCTACTGCCGGTGCCAGTGATTATATCGAACACAAAATCTACAGCGATAAAAACTTCGAGCAAAATCGTGCTAAAGCCGTAAAAATTTTGGAACAACGCGGCTATCAAGTTCACGATGTTGAAGCCGATAGCCGTCGTGGCCAGCCTGTATTGGATATCGAGGCTTTTAAAGATGGTCGTGAGTACGACATTGTTTTGTCTTACCCTGATTTGAAAATTATTAAAGAACGCATCGATTATTAA
- a CDS encoding Pycsar system effector family protein: MPSEKSEKKAKRKKDKAKKKKNKAEDLNASDLLGTNKGVETMFRNAVRSEMELLALAATKANIMISLNGFIVSALMISGAFIFSSSPEFLIPASTFMITAAASIVFALLSASPERIGKMQAARTWLKDFVRGRSKLRDLKTRLSSTETRFFGGSQPNILIYEDRVKLQKDQYWEMMQEIMGDRKQIYEKMSDHLYWLGLLADKQFKYINLSYAVFRWGLLASLVAFIGVKTLPSLLMPPANNAAELRSLGINMFNGVFEPSAVQQLPDGKLLIAEDEPNHAFSIISIDKTGRFVEDEALDTRVITGFKRRLSDLEALARDEEGFIYALTSHSRTRKGNRSPDREHLMRFKIQDGNVLGLTSYDNLTQVLETDHKLHDLIRERTKAEVSFDEINIEGMAFDPVKKRLVLGFRDPEFNNMAFVAFISNPKDVFERNAKPEFDEVAVIDIDGGGIRSLNYDPVLKTYVIANEVKDENGQKFSQLWTWSGNPTDEPQKISLPNLQHITNVEAVDSIIVNGKPQMILMGDEGNASQKITAKYMLVDYSQLGKQ; this comes from the coding sequence ATGCCGTCTGAAAAAAGTGAGAAGAAGGCCAAACGTAAAAAAGATAAGGCGAAGAAGAAAAAAAATAAAGCTGAGGATTTGAATGCGTCTGATCTGTTGGGTACGAATAAGGGCGTGGAAACCATGTTCCGTAACGCTGTACGCTCGGAGATGGAATTGTTGGCGCTGGCGGCAACCAAAGCGAACATTATGATTTCGCTGAATGGTTTTATTGTTTCTGCTCTGATGATTTCGGGTGCGTTTATTTTTTCATCGTCGCCCGAATTTTTGATTCCAGCCAGTACGTTTATGATTACTGCCGCCGCGTCTATCGTGTTTGCATTGCTTTCTGCCTCGCCGGAACGTATCGGCAAAATGCAGGCGGCGCGTACATGGTTGAAGGATTTTGTCCGCGGCCGTTCGAAACTGCGGGATTTGAAAACCCGCCTCAGCAGCACCGAAACGCGCTTTTTTGGCGGCAGCCAGCCCAATATTTTGATTTATGAAGACCGTGTGAAGCTGCAAAAAGATCAATATTGGGAAATGATGCAGGAGATTATGGGTGACCGTAAACAAATCTATGAAAAGATGAGCGACCATCTTTACTGGCTTGGTTTGTTGGCGGATAAACAGTTCAAATACATTAACTTATCTTACGCGGTATTCCGCTGGGGCTTGCTGGCTTCACTGGTGGCGTTTATCGGCGTGAAAACATTGCCGTCATTGCTGATGCCTCCGGCCAACAACGCGGCAGAGCTGCGTTCGCTGGGTATCAATATGTTTAACGGCGTATTTGAGCCTTCTGCCGTACAACAGCTTCCGGATGGTAAGTTGCTGATTGCGGAAGACGAACCCAACCATGCATTCAGTATCATCAGCATTGATAAAACCGGCAGGTTTGTGGAAGACGAGGCATTGGATACACGCGTGATTACCGGTTTCAAACGTCGTCTCAGCGACTTGGAGGCTTTGGCGCGCGACGAGGAAGGTTTTATCTACGCGCTGACTTCACATTCGCGCACCCGTAAAGGCAACCGCTCGCCTGACCGCGAACACTTGATGCGCTTTAAAATCCAAGACGGCAACGTGTTGGGGCTGACCAGCTACGACAATCTGACGCAGGTTTTGGAAACCGATCACAAGCTGCATGATTTGATTCGCGAGCGAACCAAGGCAGAAGTTTCTTTTGACGAAATCAATATTGAGGGCATGGCGTTTGATCCGGTGAAAAAACGTCTTGTTTTGGGGTTCCGTGATCCTGAGTTCAACAACATGGCTTTTGTTGCGTTTATCAGCAATCCGAAAGATGTGTTTGAGCGCAATGCCAAACCTGAGTTTGATGAAGTGGCGGTGATTGATATTGATGGCGGCGGTATCCGTTCCCTCAACTATGATCCTGTGTTGAAAACCTACGTGATTGCCAATGAAGTGAAGGATGAGAATGGACAGAAATTCTCACAACTGTGGACTTGGAGCGGTAATCCGACCGATGAACCGCAAAAAATCTCCCTGCCTAATCTGCAACACATCACCAACGTTGAAGCCGTCGATTCGATTATCGTTAACGGCAAGCCTCAAATGATTCTGATGGGTGACGAAGGTAATGCTTCGCAGAAAATTACTGCCAAGTATATGTTGGTAGATTACAGCCAACTGGGTAAACAGTAA
- a CDS encoding CDP-alcohol phosphatidyltransferase family protein yields the protein MSIYALKPKFQNLLRPIVKRLYQKGITANQVTLFACVVSILIGLLLALFADISTLFWLLPIWLFIRMALNAMDGMLAREFGQQSALGGYLNEITDIAADAALYLPFAFIAPFGGVQIALFIWLAAMTEFCGVLGQVHGNGRRYDGPFGKSDRAFFIGALAVWYAIAGSFHPTFYILMWLACAALVYTCYKRVINGLKAV from the coding sequence ATGAGTATCTACGCCCTGAAACCAAAATTTCAAAACCTGTTGCGTCCCATTGTTAAGCGACTGTATCAAAAAGGCATTACTGCCAATCAGGTTACCCTGTTTGCCTGCGTCGTTTCCATTTTGATCGGTTTGCTTTTAGCATTGTTTGCAGATATATCCACATTATTCTGGCTTTTGCCGATCTGGTTGTTCATCCGTATGGCGCTGAATGCGATGGACGGTATGCTGGCACGGGAGTTCGGCCAGCAATCGGCATTAGGCGGTTATTTGAATGAAATCACCGATATTGCCGCCGATGCTGCTTTGTATCTGCCTTTTGCCTTTATCGCGCCTTTCGGCGGCGTGCAAATTGCCCTGTTTATTTGGCTGGCGGCAATGACCGAGTTTTGCGGCGTTTTGGGACAAGTCCACGGCAACGGCCGTCGTTATGACGGGCCATTCGGCAAAAGCGACCGCGCATTCTTTATCGGCGCATTGGCAGTATGGTATGCAATCGCCGGCAGCTTCCATCCGACTTTCTATATCCTTATGTGGCTGGCCTGCGCGGCATTGGTTTATACCTGCTACAAACGTGTCATCAATGGCTTGAAGGCCGTCTGA
- the queC gene encoding 7-cyano-7-deazaguanine synthase QueC has protein sequence MEKQQALVIFSGGQDSTTCLIQAIQTYGRENVQAITFQYGQRHAIELERARWIAQDLGVKQTVLDLSLMQQITHNALMDDTASIETASDGLPNTFVDGRNALFLLYAAIYAKGQGIRHIIAGVCETDFSGYPDCRDVFVKSMNVTLNLAMDYAFQIHTPLMYLTKAQTWALADEMGVLDYICEHTHTCYNGVVGGCHECPSCILRERGLSEYLESKKAV, from the coding sequence ATGGAAAAACAGCAGGCCCTCGTTATTTTTTCGGGCGGGCAGGATTCAACAACCTGCCTGATTCAGGCAATTCAAACATATGGCCGTGAAAATGTGCAGGCCATCACTTTTCAATATGGGCAACGCCACGCCATCGAATTGGAGCGCGCGCGTTGGATTGCCCAAGATTTAGGCGTGAAGCAGACAGTACTCGATTTGAGCCTGATGCAACAGATTACACACAATGCCTTGATGGATGATACGGCATCCATTGAAACAGCTTCAGACGGCCTGCCCAATACATTTGTAGATGGACGCAATGCTTTGTTTTTGCTTTACGCCGCCATTTACGCCAAAGGGCAGGGAATACGCCATATCATTGCCGGCGTGTGCGAAACTGACTTTTCCGGTTATCCTGACTGCCGCGATGTGTTCGTTAAGTCGATGAATGTTACATTGAATCTGGCCATGGATTACGCTTTTCAAATCCACACGCCCTTGATGTATTTAACCAAAGCGCAAACTTGGGCATTGGCGGATGAAATGGGTGTGTTGGATTATATTTGCGAGCATACGCATACCTGTTATAACGGCGTGGTTGGTGGTTGTCATGAATGCCCAAGCTGTATTTTGCGCGAGCGCGGTTTGTCGGAATATTTGGAAAGTAAAAAGGCCGTCTGA
- a CDS encoding L,D-transpeptidase, with amino-acid sequence MKKILFGLTAALLTSAAAANTLIPDVSPASSGQHVVINITQQRLFLYDNGKLSKIYPVAVGKAMTQTNLGEHKIGAKAYNPVWHIPKSIQKERNDGVKSVPAGPNNPLGPVFVRLGDPKLSLGIHGTNAPASVPGVRSHGCVRMKSPDALEFAKTIATGSPASVIYQMASLNEDANQNLWLAAYRDPYDKKNLDTATLKKSIAAWAKAHGKTIPAARVDAILKGRTGAANCLTCAKGVKLKSPLKSLAWTSGTDAYSKPKVMPKPAPAKDVVLPQGTEIEVDATDDANKVASEPKQSVRPTPVKPVKPAIKPATTPTDTPASAPKAASEPATAPASAPVKDAPASSEPADLLF; translated from the coding sequence ATGAAAAAAATACTGTTCGGCCTGACAGCCGCCCTTTTAACTTCAGCCGCTGCTGCAAACACACTTATTCCAGACGTCTCCCCCGCCTCTTCCGGACAACACGTCGTTATCAATATTACGCAACAGCGTTTGTTCCTCTACGACAACGGTAAACTGAGCAAAATTTATCCTGTTGCCGTCGGCAAAGCCATGACCCAAACCAATCTGGGCGAACATAAAATCGGCGCAAAAGCCTACAACCCGGTTTGGCATATCCCTAAATCTATTCAAAAAGAACGCAATGACGGCGTAAAAAGCGTACCGGCCGGCCCAAACAATCCGCTGGGCCCGGTATTTGTCCGTCTTGGCGACCCTAAATTGAGCCTTGGCATTCACGGCACCAATGCCCCTGCCAGTGTACCCGGCGTCCGCAGCCATGGTTGCGTGCGCATGAAATCGCCTGATGCATTGGAATTCGCCAAAACCATCGCAACAGGTTCCCCTGCCTCCGTTATCTACCAAATGGCAAGCCTGAACGAAGATGCCAACCAAAACTTATGGCTGGCTGCCTATCGTGACCCATACGACAAGAAAAACCTTGATACGGCTACCCTGAAAAAAAGCATTGCCGCCTGGGCAAAAGCGCACGGTAAAACTATTCCTGCCGCGCGTGTGGATGCAATCCTGAAAGGACGCACCGGCGCAGCAAACTGTCTGACTTGCGCCAAAGGTGTAAAACTCAAATCTCCTTTGAAGTCTTTGGCATGGACCAGTGGCACGGATGCTTACAGCAAACCTAAAGTCATGCCGAAACCGGCTCCTGCTAAAGATGTGGTATTGCCTCAAGGCACTGAAATCGAAGTCGATGCTACCGACGATGCAAACAAGGTAGCGTCTGAACCGAAACAAAGCGTTCGTCCGACTCCGGTGAAACCGGTAAAACCTGCTATCAAACCGGCAACCACTCCGACTGATACTCCTGCTTCTGCACCTAAAGCCGCTTCCGAACCGGCTACTGCTCCTGCCTCTGCTCCTGTGAAAGATGCTCCGGCAAGCAGCGAACCGGCAGATTTGCTGTTCTAA
- the rlmD gene encoding 23S rRNA (uracil(1939)-C(5))-methyltransferase RlmD, producing MGVKEQYQEAEVFSLDYESRGVARVDGKTVFIGGALPRERVTFTTHKEKKQFAEAQVEKVLKASSERVEPACCYFDTCGGCSLQYVSFGAQVALKQRILEEQLERIGKVKPEIILPPLYGYSWYYRDRARLSVSVDKQGRLKLGFQAKKSHDVVNIRHCHILPKHVSDRLPDVRNLLQKLHDDGVKVKFVEFYCGKNVTVLNIRFVNQPFGQILSELRNWFDKILSGAEKAWQIWLQDHAESLPFYPENVPALNYTFAQFDVEMPYKPGDFTQINAQLNEVMVARAVRLLNPQKGERIADLFCGLGNFSLPLAKSGASVVGIEGADYLVDRAKENAHLNHCAENMTFSVADLFDTDEKTVESWGQFDKMLLDPPRSGAYAVVKSLHKPFFPKKIVYVSCNPSTFARDAGVLVDKGYKFKAAGIMNMFAQTSHVESIGVFEL from the coding sequence ATGGGTGTGAAAGAACAGTATCAAGAGGCGGAAGTTTTTTCTTTGGATTATGAGAGCAGGGGTGTTGCCAGAGTCGATGGGAAGACTGTATTTATTGGCGGTGCACTGCCTAGGGAGCGTGTAACGTTTACCACTCATAAAGAGAAAAAGCAGTTTGCAGAGGCTCAAGTTGAAAAGGTTTTGAAGGCTTCTTCCGAACGTGTCGAGCCCGCATGTTGCTATTTTGATACATGTGGCGGCTGTTCGCTTCAATATGTTTCTTTCGGAGCGCAAGTTGCATTAAAGCAACGGATTTTGGAAGAGCAGTTGGAACGGATAGGTAAGGTCAAGCCAGAGATAATTTTGCCTCCTTTATATGGTTACTCCTGGTATTATCGCGATAGGGCGCGTTTGAGTGTTTCGGTGGATAAACAAGGCCGTCTGAAACTCGGTTTTCAGGCCAAAAAAAGCCATGATGTCGTCAATATCCGCCATTGCCATATTTTGCCTAAACATGTGTCCGATAGATTGCCTGATGTCCGTAATTTGCTGCAAAAGCTGCATGATGATGGTGTAAAAGTGAAATTTGTTGAGTTTTATTGCGGGAAAAATGTGACGGTGCTCAACATTCGTTTCGTAAATCAACCGTTTGGGCAAATATTAAGCGAATTGCGTAATTGGTTTGATAAGATATTGTCAGGTGCTGAAAAGGCATGGCAAATATGGCTGCAGGATCATGCCGAGTCCTTGCCGTTTTACCCTGAGAACGTGCCTGCCCTGAACTATACTTTTGCTCAATTCGATGTGGAAATGCCTTACAAACCCGGTGATTTTACGCAGATTAATGCGCAGCTGAACGAAGTGATGGTGGCAAGGGCTGTCAGGCTTTTAAATCCTCAAAAAGGGGAGCGGATTGCCGATCTGTTTTGCGGTTTGGGCAATTTCAGTTTGCCGCTGGCAAAAAGTGGCGCATCGGTTGTCGGTATTGAAGGCGCTGATTATTTGGTAGATAGGGCAAAGGAAAATGCCCACCTAAATCATTGTGCCGAGAATATGACGTTTTCTGTTGCCGACTTGTTCGATACCGATGAAAAGACTGTTGAGTCATGGGGGCAATTTGACAAGATGCTACTGGATCCGCCGAGAAGTGGGGCTTATGCTGTTGTCAAATCGCTACATAAGCCGTTTTTTCCCAAAAAGATAGTATATGTTTCATGCAATCCATCAACATTTGCACGAGATGCCGGTGTCTTGGTTGATAAGGGCTATAAGTTTAAGGCGGCGGGAATCATGAATATGTTTGCACAAACCTCGCATGTTGAATCCATCGGTGTGTTCGAGTTGTAA
- a CDS encoding 23S rRNA methyltransferase, which translates to MQFAAQDREVFLNYQLLTIFLLVLFLLVLFFVRHKQSNNSDKQSAHASKSGRTSAAHTASSEDGNDWIEKVNQTVSNADNQDWEWGGSGSNDATASVSAQEVDPLTEYQVYKQFGYESKAAESLAGYLNTLEDGAPEKLVHELIGLNLRVGNIDMLADTLERHSASLSEDSVAEYLKAGLALDSTNLRLRVFAEHHLGWNMQEVDRQIGEQSGLEVSSDEHIAFENDSAERIVVPGMGKRAPIVLGKKDFGEISPEEMGAVIGFAKPERSAKILKDKISYEAALHQYNKAIQTSAKPAGLIIDALRLDYQNEEVGQFAKHLWKLYHSLGQYGRQVKERMLGWGYSLGYHEIFDDLEKGPSEQQIKEIGLKRGYIQPSSLQMKAKYRELVQKDSSVISASSSPADEALKEVESLLAYGQLDLAIGTLEQAVLQYPQESQLYIILFDLYERVEDWGRLEQFLRLLRERVVSLPEEVVLAMSRLLQRMNQYSKK; encoded by the coding sequence ATGCAGTTTGCAGCACAAGACCGGGAGGTGTTCTTGAACTATCAACTTTTAACTATTTTTTTGCTGGTGCTTTTTTTGCTGGTGTTGTTTTTTGTTCGTCATAAACAAAGTAACAATTCAGACAAACAAAGCGCACATGCATCAAAAAGCGGCCGTACATCTGCTGCTCATACAGCCTCCTCTGAGGATGGAAACGACTGGATTGAGAAGGTCAACCAGACAGTTTCCAATGCGGATAATCAAGACTGGGAATGGGGTGGAAGTGGCTCAAACGATGCAACAGCTTCTGTCTCCGCACAAGAAGTCGATCCGTTGACCGAATATCAGGTTTATAAACAGTTCGGCTATGAGAGTAAGGCTGCAGAGTCTTTGGCCGGTTATCTCAATACTTTGGAAGACGGTGCTCCGGAAAAGCTGGTTCATGAATTAATTGGTTTGAATCTGCGAGTTGGCAATATCGATATGCTGGCGGATACGCTTGAGCGCCATAGTGCTTCCCTTTCTGAAGACAGCGTAGCCGAATACCTGAAAGCCGGTCTGGCTTTGGATTCTACCAACCTACGCCTGCGTGTTTTCGCCGAGCATCATCTCGGTTGGAATATGCAGGAAGTGGACCGTCAAATTGGCGAGCAAAGCGGTTTGGAAGTTTCTTCCGACGAGCATATTGCCTTTGAGAACGATTCGGCTGAACGCATTGTCGTGCCAGGTATGGGCAAACGTGCGCCTATCGTATTAGGCAAGAAAGACTTTGGCGAAATCAGCCCTGAAGAGATGGGCGCGGTTATTGGTTTTGCCAAACCGGAACGTAGTGCAAAAATCCTGAAAGACAAGATCAGCTACGAGGCTGCTTTGCATCAATACAACAAAGCAATCCAAACTTCTGCGAAGCCTGCTGGTCTCATTATCGATGCCTTGCGTCTGGATTATCAGAATGAAGAAGTAGGGCAGTTTGCCAAGCATCTGTGGAAGCTTTACCACTCTTTGGGTCAATATGGCCGTCAAGTAAAAGAACGTATGCTTGGTTGGGGTTATAGCCTTGGTTATCACGAAATTTTTGATGATTTGGAAAAAGGGCCGTCTGAGCAGCAAATTAAAGAGATTGGCTTAAAGCGCGGTTATATTCAGCCAAGTTCTTTGCAGATGAAAGCCAAATATCGTGAGTTGGTTCAAAAAGACTCTTCGGTTATCAGCGCCAGCTCTTCACCTGCTGATGAAGCTCTGAAAGAAGTGGAATCTTTGTTGGCCTACGGTCAGTTAGATTTGGCCATCGGTACTTTGGAACAGGCTGTTTTGCAGTATCCTCAAGAATCGCAGTTGTACATTATCTTGTTTGATTTGTACGAACGCGTTGAAGATTGGGGACGTTTGGAACAATTTCTGCGCTTGTTGCGTGAGCGTGTTGTCAGCCTGCCTGAAGAGGTTGTCTTGGCAATGAGCCGTCTCTTGCAACGAATGAACCAATATTCAAAAAAATAA
- a CDS encoding response regulator transcription factor, with the protein MNNHLPKIKTIRVMLQEMGEQQQAVFRMAFKMHNTTNYVIVSPDSDEKPDLVLVDTDTPVGVEAWKESKKTYPEVPVAMFSSELPTVTTPYLAKPVKFDTLFPVLRSLAQGGNVFEPSEQQAAEENKRQSNSDGTRKATIRRFNPNKGLLGALKFASQGHQDVAVLHEGKPILIVFPSIQRVLLTVGANELEKLCKNDNLAVVCKAVPDNPQWKEKAKVTIMSCLWQMAIWTASGRLIYPMTPQTVFTLKRWPNLTRLAHVPESMRLSAFLTKTSVNLNILYKVMPLEMPDILNYLSATYMTGFLATDTEFATDAHNAPSLNEQIDVNSKDVPETAMSKEAQKIAGPSKEQPRGLLQRLMRKLLGKS; encoded by the coding sequence ATGAATAATCATTTACCAAAAATTAAAACCATACGGGTTATGTTACAGGAGATGGGTGAGCAACAGCAGGCGGTATTCCGTATGGCATTTAAAATGCACAATACGACGAATTACGTCATCGTTTCCCCTGATTCTGATGAAAAACCGGATTTGGTATTGGTTGATACCGATACTCCGGTAGGTGTAGAAGCTTGGAAAGAGTCGAAGAAAACTTATCCGGAAGTACCTGTGGCTATGTTTTCTTCCGAGTTGCCGACAGTAACGACTCCTTATTTGGCTAAGCCGGTCAAATTTGATACCTTGTTTCCTGTTTTGCGCAGCCTGGCTCAAGGTGGCAATGTTTTTGAGCCGTCTGAGCAACAAGCGGCTGAAGAGAATAAAAGACAATCCAATTCTGATGGTACAAGAAAAGCAACCATTCGCAGATTTAATCCAAATAAAGGCTTGTTGGGTGCGCTGAAATTTGCCAGTCAAGGACATCAAGATGTTGCTGTTTTGCATGAAGGTAAGCCGATATTAATCGTGTTTCCTAGTATTCAGCGTGTACTGTTGACAGTTGGTGCCAATGAGTTGGAGAAATTGTGTAAGAACGATAACTTGGCTGTCGTGTGTAAGGCTGTTCCTGATAATCCTCAATGGAAAGAAAAAGCCAAAGTCACTATTATGTCATGCTTGTGGCAAATGGCTATTTGGACTGCATCAGGCCGTCTGATTTATCCGATGACGCCGCAAACTGTCTTTACACTCAAGCGTTGGCCAAACTTAACCCGTTTGGCACATGTTCCGGAATCTATGCGTTTGTCGGCATTTTTGACGAAAACATCTGTTAATCTGAACATCCTCTATAAAGTCATGCCTTTAGAAATGCCTGATATTTTGAATTATTTATCGGCAACATATATGACAGGCTTTTTGGCGACAGATACAGAGTTTGCAACTGATGCGCACAATGCGCCTTCGTTGAATGAACAGATTGATGTGAATAGCAAAGATGTACCTGAAACAGCAATGAGCAAAGAGGCTCAAAAAATTGCCGGTCCGTCTAAAGAACAACCTCGCGGCCTGTTGCAACGCCTGATGCGTAAGTTGCTGGGCAAATCGTAA
- a CDS encoding GTP-binding protein produces MKENKIIFTGPVGVGKTTAISALSDEPPVQTDASASDMTLVRKGYTTVAMDYGVIHLDEETKVHLYGTPGQERFNFMWEILSQGSMGLVLLLDNTRSNPLKDLQFFLDAFRELLKKAPLVVGVTKMDIRSLPSVDVYQKYLAQNNFNVPVFEIDARREDDVKQLVTAMLFSIDPGLEV; encoded by the coding sequence ATGAAAGAAAATAAAATTATCTTTACCGGTCCTGTTGGCGTAGGTAAAACCACTGCAATTTCAGCTTTATCTGATGAACCGCCGGTTCAAACCGATGCATCCGCATCCGATATGACACTTGTCCGCAAGGGGTACACGACTGTGGCAATGGACTACGGTGTCATTCATTTGGATGAGGAAACTAAGGTTCACCTTTATGGTACGCCTGGTCAGGAGCGTTTTAATTTCATGTGGGAAATTCTGAGCCAAGGCAGTATGGGCTTGGTGCTTCTTTTGGATAATACAAGAAGCAATCCATTGAAAGACTTGCAATTCTTCTTGGATGCATTCCGGGAGTTGCTGAAAAAAGCGCCTCTGGTTGTAGGGGTAACAAAGATGGATATCCGATCCTTACCAAGCGTGGATGTTTATCAAAAATATTTAGCACAGAATAATTTTAATGTACCGGTTTTTGAGATTGATGCGCGTCGAGAAGACGATGTAAAACAATTGGTTACTGCCATGTTGTTCTCAATTGACCCCGGATTAGAGGTATAA
- a CDS encoding roadblock/LC7 domain-containing protein, giving the protein MQQLLISVLSDLNNTSADITASAVISTDGLPIATMLPSHLNADRVGAMSATLLALGNRSVHELACGELDQVMVKGKNGYILLSQAGENAVLALMAKESGKLGLILLDAKRAAKQIAEIL; this is encoded by the coding sequence ATGCAACAACTATTAATCTCTGTATTAAGCGATTTGAACAATACCTCTGCGGATATCACTGCTTCTGCAGTTATTTCTACAGACGGCCTGCCGATCGCAACCATGCTGCCTTCCCACTTGAATGCAGACCGTGTAGGTGCGATGTCGGCAACGCTTTTGGCATTGGGCAATCGTTCCGTACATGAGTTGGCTTGCGGTGAGTTGGATCAGGTAATGGTTAAAGGTAAAAATGGCTATATTCTGTTGAGTCAAGCAGGTGAAAATGCAGTGTTGGCATTGATGGCAAAAGAAAGCGGTAAATTGGGCTTGATTTTGTTGGATGCGAAACGTGCAGCCAAACAAATTGCTGAAATATTATAA